The Numida meleagris isolate 19003 breed g44 Domestic line chromosome 7, NumMel1.0, whole genome shotgun sequence genome contains a region encoding:
- the RGS16 gene encoding regulator of G-protein signaling 16 isoform X2, with protein sequence MELRSGEPSGNVKERGKEKGKRAHRDSSREVLEWRESFDQLLKSKNGVTAFHTFLKTEFSEENLDFWLACEDFKKTRSKTKLASKANRIFEEFVQSEAPREVNIDHETREITRKNLTGATSACFNEAQAKTRTLMEKDSYPRFLKSASYQDMTKQATSHGINKRLHT encoded by the exons ATGGAGCTGAGGTCTGGTGAGCCATCGGGGAATgtaaaagaaaggggaaaagagaaaggaaagagggcTCACAG aGACTCCTCACGAGAGGTGCTTGAATGGAGGGAATCCTTTGACCAGCTCCTCAAGAGTAAAA ATGGGGTGACCGCTTTCCACACCTTCCTGAAGACCGAGTTCAGCGAGGAGAACCTGGACTTCTGGCTGGCCTGCGAGGATTTCAAGAAGACCCGCTCCAAAACCAAGCTGGCCTCCAAAGCCAACAGGATCTTCGAGGAGTTTGTCCAAAGCGAGGCACCCAGAGAG GTCAACATTGACCACGAAACCAGGGAGATCACCAGGAAGAACCTCACGGGAGCCACCTCCGCTTGCTTCAACGAGGCGCAGGCAAAGACCCGCACCCTGATGGAGAAGGACTCCTACCCCCGCTTCCTGAAGTCAGCCTCCTACCAGGACATGACCAAGCAGGCCACCAGCCATGGCATCAACAAGCGTTTGCACACCTGA
- the RGS16 gene encoding regulator of G-protein signaling 16 isoform X1: MSCWMPRCPALSMCRGLAALPIACLERAKELKTRLGILLHKPELGHGSGAAGKLQLGSRRRDSSREVLEWRESFDQLLKSKNGVTAFHTFLKTEFSEENLDFWLACEDFKKTRSKTKLASKANRIFEEFVQSEAPREVNIDHETREITRKNLTGATSACFNEAQAKTRTLMEKDSYPRFLKSASYQDMTKQATSHGINKRLHT, encoded by the exons ATGAGTTGCTGGATGCCTCGGTGCCCAGCTCTCAGCATGTGCCGGGGGTTGGCTGCGCTTCCCATCGCTTGCCTGGAGAG AGCCAAGGAACTCAAGACCCGTTTGGGGATCCTGCTGCATAAACCGGAGCTGGGACACGGCAGCGGGGCAGCGGGCaagctgcagctgggctccAGGCGGAG aGACTCCTCACGAGAGGTGCTTGAATGGAGGGAATCCTTTGACCAGCTCCTCAAGAGTAAAA ATGGGGTGACCGCTTTCCACACCTTCCTGAAGACCGAGTTCAGCGAGGAGAACCTGGACTTCTGGCTGGCCTGCGAGGATTTCAAGAAGACCCGCTCCAAAACCAAGCTGGCCTCCAAAGCCAACAGGATCTTCGAGGAGTTTGTCCAAAGCGAGGCACCCAGAGAG GTCAACATTGACCACGAAACCAGGGAGATCACCAGGAAGAACCTCACGGGAGCCACCTCCGCTTGCTTCAACGAGGCGCAGGCAAAGACCCGCACCCTGATGGAGAAGGACTCCTACCCCCGCTTCCTGAAGTCAGCCTCCTACCAGGACATGACCAAGCAGGCCACCAGCCATGGCATCAACAAGCGTTTGCACACCTGA